The following are from one region of the Littorina saxatilis isolate snail1 linkage group LG2, US_GU_Lsax_2.0, whole genome shotgun sequence genome:
- the LOC138959860 gene encoding uncharacterized protein, with amino-acid sequence MRSLITYIIPAVVIGMVVTSPAPLVEEEKDAAAKRASSSCTVNGRVYQPGEIFSLPSSRCIKYRCLNGGYDFYEEGCDLDGECFPVGHTKNYRCRPYRCDASVMGQGKYYSVTPVGTQLCEDYYGQCRSPGEKFIYNMRGRVSRNCSCRVLGDRIEYTCNSYTAAPYSSSHYSVSFSSRNAQETSE; translated from the exons ATGAGGTCTCTGATTACTTACATCATTCCTGCTGTCGTCATCGGGATGGTGGTGACGTCACCCGCCCCTCTcgttgaagaagaaaaagatgcaGCCGCCAAACGAGCTT CCTCATCGTGCACCGTGAACGGCCGTGTGTACCAGCCCGGGGAAATCTTCAGCCTGCCGTCAAGCAGGTGCATCAAGTACCGGTGTTTGAACGGCGGCTACGACTTCTACGAAGAAG GGTGCGATTTGGACGGGGAGTGCTTCCCGGTGGGCCATACCAAGAACTACAGGTGTCGCCCCTACAGGTGTGATGCTTCCGTTATGGGACAGGGCAAGTACTACTCCGTGACCCCAGTCGGCACACAGT TGTGCGAGGACTACTACGGACAGTGCAGATCTCCAGGCGAGAAGTTTATTTACAACATGCGGGGCCGCGTGAGCAGAAACTGCTCGTGCCGGGTGTTGGGAGATCGCATCGAGTACACTTGTAACAGCTACACAGCCGCCCCGTACTCCTCCTCCCATTATTCCGTGTCCTTCAGCTCTCGCAATGCTCAGGAAACCTCAGAGTAA